CGAATTTCGTCACGCGCTGCATCTCGTTCCAGCTGTCCAAGTTGGGTCAGATCGATGGCATCGATCAACGCGTTGAAAATAGTGGTTTTTATATCGTAGTAGTTATCCGAGCGCCCGGACTTGCTCTCACGTGCCGGCTTCGGTGGTGCAGCCTTTGCAGGTGCCGCCACCTCCGGACCAGCCTCAGTCGGCTGAGCGGCGCTTGCGCCGCCCAGGTCCAGTCCGGGAATAACTTGTGCGCTGGCAGCTGCCGGTGCCGGCGCGGCCTGCTGCGATTCACCCTCAGGCGCAGCGGGCTGTGCCGGCGGCTGTGCTGTTGAATCTTCTCCCCGTTTACCGAACATTACTTCTTCCTCAGCATTGGCAGCAGTTTGGCAAGCGCAGAGCCGCCCTTGTTCTTCATCGAAGCTTCCGGATCTTTGCCTATCAGCAACTGCTCCAGCATGGAGATTTGTTCGGCGGCCTTGGATTTCGGACCAACTTCTCCAACCATCTGACCATTACTGGCCGCAGTACCGAACACATGCGCATCAAACGGAATGACCGCGGTCGGCTCAACGCCAATTGCCTTTGAAAACTCTGCCACCGGAATTTCGGGGCGTTTTTGCACACCGACCTGGTTGAGAATAATCAACGGCGCCTTGTCGTTGGGACGCGCAGCGGTCAGGAAGTCAAAAATGTTCTTGGTATTGCGCAAGGAGGCAAGGTCGGGAGTGGATGTTATTATGACATCATCAGCACCGATAAGAAGTTGCTTCGACCAGACGGTCCACAAGTTGGGGATATCAAGTATAATCAGCGGAGCGCTGGAGCGGACCGCATCGATGATCGGCTCGAGAGTATCATCTTCGATACCAAGCGACTTTTCCACTTGCGCCGGTGCTGACAGAAGGTTCAGCCGCTCGCCGCATTTGGTCAGCAGGCGCTCAAGCATGGTCTGGTCAATGCGATCAGAAGACGCAATCGCCTCCGCGATACCGTGAGCAGGGTCCTGATTGAAATTCAAACCGGCCGTACCAAAAGCCAGATCAAGATCGGTAACAATCGTGTCGACCTTGTCTTCACCTGAGGCCAATGCCGCTACATTGTGGGCGATGGTACTGGACCCAACTCCGCCTTTCGCGCCGATGAACGCGACAATGCGCCCAATCGGATCAGCGCCGGGTTCATTGAACAGCGAACTGATGGCGTCAATCACCTGCAGCTGATGGACCGGTGCCACAAGATATTCGCTCAGGCCCTGACGGATCAGCTCGCGGTACAGGATGACATCGTTTACGTGGCCGATCAGAACAACCTTTGTAGACGGGTCGCAAACCTGGGCGAGCTGACTCAGCTCTGACAGGACCTGATCGCGATGGCCTTCGGTTTCCAGAACGAGAACTTCAGGTGTTGTTGCCTGACTGTATGCCTGGGCAGCCGACATGATGCCGCCATTGCGCACATCAACATGCGCCCTTGCCATACGGCGATCGACAACAACCTGCTGCATCGCTGCTTGTGTCGCCTGTGTTGAACAAAACACGGTGATATTGATGCGAGGCACTACAGCAACAACCGGCGTTGCGGTATCGGCCGCTAAAGCTTGTGGTTCAGTTTGGTTCATGGTTTCCACTCTTGTCTGTTCAACTGTTACTCAGCCAGTCCACTGGACTGGGCTGCGGCCTGAGATGCCTGGGCGGCGGTAGTGTCTTCACCACCAATGTATTTCTTGAAGATCTCATTACGCCTGCTTGCACTTGCCGACGTGGATGTGCGCGGCGCTTCGAAATCTTCCGGATTGGCGACCATGGCGGCGAGATTATGCTGCCCGGAACAACCAAAGTTCTTGTAATTCTGATTGGAATAAGTTTCAGAAAGGTTTTCACTCCAGTCGCCACATTCGCTGGTAACCGCGAATTTGCGGGTGAATGACATCAGAACAGGTGAACGGGCACCTCCTTTGTAGGAAGAATGCTTGATGCGGTACGGACTGACGCCTTCACGCTCCAGCAATTGCGTGACTTTCGCTGCTACTGCATTGCCTACCATGCCGCCGGCGGGGCGACGTACAAACACCTTTGCCGCATCGGTTTCGTTGGCCTGATGTGCAAATTGCTTGATTGCGTTCTGCTCTTTGATGGTGAGCTTGGCAGACCGGGTCGGCACCTGAAGTTTCACAGTGCCCTTGGCGACCTCGATCGGATGGATTTCATAATGCATTTGCGGCATGTAGACATCATCCACGCCACCTGACATCTGGTGCTGACATGCGGTCAGAGCCAAAAGGGTCACAGCCGGGGCCAGGGTACGCATTGCTATGCGGGACTTTGATACAAACTTGTTCATTTTCATTCTCCGTGGCGCTGCCATTATTCGACGATGAAGCCGACATTGCCGTGATAGGTGGTTCCTTTTCCGGTACCGCCCTGGGTGCCGTACATCTTGTTGAGGCGGCCAAACAGAATGGCCTGGCGATCGGTGGCTACCGAAAGTTGCTCGGCAGGATTTGTCAGTGAACGCTCATTGACCGGCTTGACGATAAACGGCGTTACCATGACCGTCAGTTCAGACGTGTTCTTCTGGAAGTCACGCGAGCGGAACAGTTGTCCGAGAATTGGAAGATCCTTGGCACCGGGAATACCTGCAATCGTCTGCCGGGTTTGATCGCGGATAAGACCGGCCATGATCATTGAACCACCTGACGGCAACTCAATAGTTGTCTCGGCCTTGCGGGTTGTCAGGCCAGGCAGGGTAATGCCTTGCACCTGGATGCCGTTTTGCGGGGTCAGTTCGGAAACTTCCGTGTTTATTTTCAGACTGATGCGTCCGGACGACAGGACGACCGGGGAGTAACCCAGCGCCACACCAAATTCCTTGAAGTCCACCGAGATGGTATTGTCATCCACGGCCACCGGAATGGGGAATTCACCACCGGCAAGAAACTTGGCGCTTTCACCTGAAATTGCGGTCAGTGTCGGCTCAGCAAGCGTGCGCAGCAAGCCGTCCTGCTCCATGGCCTGGATGAAAGCGTCAATGCTGTCGCCGTACTGGAGCCGGGCGCCGGTGAGGGCGTTGGCACCACCCAGACCCGAAATCGGGTTGGCTGGAAGTGTGCCGACACCCAGTGGGCCGTTCAGCAAGAACGGGTTTCCGGTCAGCATGCCCGCGGAAAAACTTCCCGACGAAAACGCAGTATTGTAATCAACACCGAGTTGCTTCAGCACATCACGTTGAACTTCTGCAATGCGGACCCGCAGTGTCACCTGTTCGCGCGCCGCAATGGTCATGGCGGAAACCACCTTGGCGGATCCGTCGGTCCCACCGGCACCAAGAAAACGCTCGGTCAGGTCGGTTGCCTGCTTGGCTTCGCCCGCAGATGCAGCAACACCGCGCAAAATGATGCTGTCAGCTACTGTATCAATCTTGATCTGGTTGTCCGGCAAAGTGCGGTCAAGCAGCTGCTTCAACGCCTTGGTATCTGCGGCAACCTCTATATCGAGATTCAGGATCTGCCTGCCGGCAGCATCAAAAAAGAAGATATTCGTCTGTCCGTTGGACTTGGCGAACAGATAAGCGGTGGTACGGGTGCGAACCACAGCATCAACAATCGCCGGGTTGCCGACAAGAACATCCTTGGCGGCGACAGGCAACCTGATCGCAACCGACTTGTTCAAGCCCATGCGCAGAAAACGTGAATCATCGCCCGCCTGGGCGGGTGCGAAAGCCGCCGTCAGCACGATGAAGAATACTGTGAGTGCCGCGACCAGAGAAACAATCGCTCTGGCTGGTGCCTTGGTGCCCATATCAAGCCTGGGCATGCTGAGGGGTGAGGGATACATCAGTTGTCTGCCTTACTTTGAATTCACGACTTGGTTCATGATGCCGTAGCGGAATTGCTGGATGGTGCCTTTTGAACCACGTGCATACTTTTCCGAAACCCGCGGACCATCATCTCCGAGCTTCTTGTCGCCTGCATCGGCAAGCGAGCGAAGGGCGAGTGACAGCTGGCCCGAACTTTCGACCAGCGCAAGAACTTCAGACTGGCTTGGGTTGAGTTCGAGCGTTGCCGTCTTGCCGACAATCACCTGCCCGCCATCATCAGTGGTCTTGATCTGCTGATCGATCGCCAGGACGCGAACATTGGTCAGTACAATCTCGGACACGTCCCGATTTCCTGCAACCTTGCGGGTGAGAAGAACGTCAACCCGGTCATTGGGCAGAATAAACCCACCTGCACCGGTTTCTGCAGAAACGCGGATCGAAATTGCCCGCATGCCCTTTGGCAGGACCGCGGCCATAAAGCCGGCATCGCCGACTTCAACAATACGGCGCTTGTTAAGCGGCTCACCTTCATACAGGCCCGCGCGCGCCCGTGCGCCCTTGAGTTCTTCGAATATGTCGGCACTGCCGCCTTTGGTAACCATGAAGTTGCCGACCCGGTCGGAGGGCCAGTCTTTCCATCCCAGGTTGGACGCATCCAGGACTTCGCCAACGCGAACGTCCTTCAATGTGACCAGGACAGGCGTCATGGCAACCTTGTTTACCTCAACAACCTCCGCTTTCTGCGGCTGGCTCAGGAAACCATTGGCCAGAAACGCCGCGGCTCCGGCTGCAACTGCGGCCACGCCCATGGCAAGGACACGTGATTTACTCATCTGATAACTCTCCAGTAGGAACGGAAGCTCGTTCGGATATCTCAACTGCAGAATGATCGGGAAACGTCAAATTATGGTTAACCGGCACTAAACAATCTTAGTTTTGCCTAAAAAACATCTTGCTGCCGTCAAGAATCAAAAATGCCCGCTTGACGCGGGCATTGATAAACTCAACCAAGAAGCTGTGCGTTCGCCGGTTCCAGCCACCAGCTGTGCCTGAAGGCGAACAGGGCGCCCACGGCAATGGCTATGCCATAAGGCAAATCGATAGACGTTTTGACCTTGGACTTTACCTTATCAGAGCCTCGCAGCTCGATTTCCAGCTTGATCCACCACCAAACCTGCATGGCAATCGCCAGCGCACCGCCAGCCAATGCCATGATGACGAGAAATTCGAGCAGCTGCCCGCTTCCCAGCCACAACGCAGCAACTGCCAGAAGTTTTGCATCGCCGCCCCCGAGAAACCCGGCCGCAAACAGCCCGAAGCCGAGGAACAGTACAACCACACTGACAGCGACATGCCAGCCGATTTGCTCAAGCGGCATGCCGGCAACAAACGCGGCTCCGAAAAAACTGATGCCGATCAGGCCGTTCAGCCAGTTCGGAATTTTCATTGTCAGACAGTCTCCAATGCCTGCCGCAATCATCAAGGTTGCAAACAGTGAGAATATCAGCGTTTCGATCATTGCAGGTTTAACTCCCGTTTAGTCGTTCATCCGGCACGGCAGGTTGCCGGCAGGGTAATTTCATAATTGGAGCAAAGTCTCACAATGACGGTAAAGGGGCGGTTAAACACGGTACGGTTTTGATGCGGCATTGCAGCCGCCTCCAGGTCCGACCGCATCACGGTTACCTGGTACGGACAAACAAAAGCCGCCGGTACATGACCGGCGGCTTAGGGAGCCTCCCTGTAAATTTCAATCGCTGGCCAGGCTCATCTGCCTGCGATTACGCTTTCGCGTGTCGGTAGCTTGTTAGCTCCGACTTAGGCAGCAGCAGCAGCCAGGCTATCAGAGATTGCCTGGAAGATTGCTTCCAAGCTAGTGCCGATAACAGGCATAACAGCAACCAGGGCAAGACCGGTAGCAGCAGCAATGAGGCCATACTCAATAGCAGTGGCACCAGACTCGTCTTTAATGAAACGTGCGAACATAATTCTCTCCTTAGATTTTCTCACAGTTTATACAGCACCGGATCAAACTACCCTTGATGGGTGATCCCCTGAGGGGTTTGTCGTCTGAACCGAGGCTCAACCTAGGCCCCAGCTATTAACATCAAGTAAACAGCCAATGAAAAGCGATCGACAACAGGCCCGTCATCATCGAATGGAAAACAAATCATTACTTTTAAAATTAAAATTGAATTTTATTTAAATTTTACACAATAAAAATGATGTGTATATTTTGATCTTCAATTGCTCCTGGCTATATGCGGTCACTATAAAGACTAGTGAGAGAACCACGCTCGCTTCGATTGGCGCAGCTCTCGCCCCGGCATTTTCAACACTTTATCGGACAGCCCTATATTATAATGTCGAAAGCTGGTCCTGCGCGGGCATGTCTCAAGATCAATTTCCTCATCGTAAGGGTTCATTCACCATTTTCAGGTGTTATAGGCAGCATCGATTGGGTGCGACGCTGTCCAGCGCCTGCAAAGTGATCATGCGAACAAGGATCGTTATTAAAATGAGTTCTCTGGCAACAACCCGTAACTTCTTTCTTGGCGCCGCAGTTGGCCTGGCCGGGATGCTTGCCGTAACCGGCACAGCCATTGCTGATTCATCTCTCGCACTGGATGTGGATGATGCCAAGCTGGTGAAGCTGGCAGGAGAACCGTCGACCGTGGTCGTCTCCAATCCGATGTTTGCCGATGCCAGCATCCAGGGAAACAAGCTGATTGTAATCGGCAAGAATACCGGCCGCACAAAAATTATCGTACTGGATTTTGACGGCAAGCAGCTCGCCAACATGATGGTGAAGGTTCAACGCGTGGAAAACCAGATCGTCAGCGTATACCGCGCCGGCGTCCGCAGAACCATGACTTGCGAACCGTTTTGTGATCAGACAATGGTCGTGAACGACGACGCTGTCAGGTTCAAGGATCAAACTACGCAGATATCCGGAAAGACCGGCTTGTCATCAGGTGCAGCCACCTCAGGAAGCGGCGAAGCACAGTAAATTGGGTCTCATCCGCACAGGCGTTGCCGGGCAGAAATATGTTCTGTCAGGCAAACCTGTTCCTGTCTGACCCCGTCCACCTGGGCCGTTTAACAGCAGATCGCACTGGCAATCACTACATTTGCAACACCAGCAGCTGGCAGCTCTGGTTAACAGTTTCTTAACAAAATCACTAAAATTCGCCCGTCGATACTTAGAACTTGTAAAGGTCAGTCCTGTAACTTCTCCCGAATAATTGAAACTGCAGAAAATCCCAGGTGAAACTGCGGGTCGGACAGGCGATATAACCGCCAATCCAGCTGATTTGAAATACTGCGGTTGATGAAAGTTCGGGAGCACGGCATGATCTTGAAGTTGAACAGAACCCTAAACCGCGTACGCAGGGGTTTTCGCAAAGATGACAGCGGCGCAACGGCAGTCGAATTTGCATTCGTCGGGGCACCCTTCCTGTTTCTGCTGATTGCAACCTTTGAGACCGGCCTTACATTCTTGTCCGAATATGCCGTCCAAAGCGCAACTACCTCGGCGGCCCGCCTGATCCGGACCGGACAGGTGCAGGATCAAGGCTTTTCAAAAGCCCAGTTCAAGACCGAGTTGTGTGGATTGCTTCCTTCCCTGATCGATTGCGACAAGATCTACATCAATGTCGAAGTGCGCAACAATTTTACCGAGGCCGCCGAACGGACGGATGCTTCAGAAGATGGCGAACTGAGCGACGGTGTCACAGCCGGTTCAGCATTTGAGCCAGGTAACGCCGAAGACGTCGTGATCGTCGAGACGTTTTATGAGTGGGATTTGTTCACCCCATACGTCATGGAACTGCTCGCCCTTAACGGCACGGGCGCTGCCCAGCCTTACTGGCTGGCAAATCACGGCGAGAAAAAACATCTGATCCGAGGTGTCGCAGTGTTCCGCAACGAGCCGTTTGATTGATCCAATGGCACATTATTCAACCAAGTCTCCATCCGTTCAGGAAGCCACTACAATGGACAACCCACCAGTCACCAAGCCGGACCCAGTTCATGCCGGTGTTATCTGCAAACTTGCGAGCTTCGGCCGCAAGAAAGATGGCGTTGTCAGCATTGAATCGGCTTTTCTGTTTCCTTTCATGATCCTGCTGCTGCTCGGCATGGTTGATCTGACGCATGCTGTCTCGATCAAACGAAAACTCGCCGTGGCCGCAAGTGCGGTCGTCGACCTGACGACGCAGGAATCCGTAAGCCTGGACAAAAGCGACCTGGATGACTTCATTCTGGCAGCCGACGCCATCCTGAAACCCATCGTGGCGTCAAACATCAATGTCGAGGTGACCAACTTTGAACGGGACGGCAGCAATGTGGTCGAGAGATGGTCGCATTCGCGCGGTGGCTGCGGCAACCCGCCAAACATGACCAACGCGGCGCTGACCAACCTGACCGGCGAACAAGGCGACGAAAATGACATCGTTGTTGCCACGGTATGCCTGACATTCCAGCCACTTGTCGGCTACATTGCCGGCGGCACCGCGTGGAGTGTCGCGGAATCCTATGCGCAACGCCCCCGCAACGGCCCGACGCTTAAATGCAACGATTGCTGATCTTGCGTATTCGCTAATATCGTTTCAGCAAATTCATCAAAGGTCCCTGAGATACCCTCTCAGGGGCCTTTACTTTTGCGCCCTGCACCGTCAAACACTCTACACTGATTGATTGTTTCGCCAGTCTCCAGAAGTGGATGCTGCGCCCAGGCGGTGTTGATACTGATCGTGGTTACAGAGTCCGTAAAATCATCACCGCAGGCGGCAAGCCCGGCCAGCCTGGCATTGGCGCTGAGCATCTGGTCTCTCAGTGCACTTGCATTCGGATATGCTTTTTTCCAGCGCGTAGCCCCCAGTGTCATGATCCCGGACCTGATGGCAGAATTCGCGGTCACCGGCGCGGTCATGGGACAGCTCTCGGCCTTATACTTTTACCCCTACGCGGCAATGCAGTTGCCCATTGGAGCTCTGCTTGACCGCTATGGCGCGAGGCTCATGCTCACCATTGCGCTACTGCTTGCCGCGGTCGGCAGCATCATCTTCGGAACCGCGGGATCAGTGAATGCCGCCTATACAGGGCGGTTCATGGTTGGAGCCGGCTCCGCGGTCGGTTTTATCGCCAGCATGGCACTGGCCGCCAGATGGTTTCATCCCAGGCATTTTGCCCTTTTAACCGGCCTTGCAATGTTCTTTGCCATGGTGTGCGGCATAGCCGGCCAGGCGCCTCTGGCGCTTGCCGTTGAAGCATTCGGGTGGCGCCAGACAATGATATGGGCCGGGGTGTTTGCTGCCGGATTGGCGGCCTTGACCGCACTCGTCGTGCGCAACTCGCCCGACGCCGCCACTGCAGAACAGGCCAATGACAACCGCTGGGCAGAAATCTGGGCCGGCCTGAAAGACACCATAAAACGTTCCGAGATCTGGCGTATTGCCATTGTGGCGATGAGCATGTCCGGACCAATGCTGGCGCTTGGCGGGTTGTGGGGGGTGCCTTTCCTTGCCGGCGCCTATGAACTGGACCGGCCAACCAGCGCCATTTACACCTCGCTGTCCCTGCTGGGCTGGGCGGTTGGCGCTCCCCTGTCGGGCTGGCTGTCTGACAGGATCGGCCGCCGGAAACTTCCCCTGGTTGTCGGCACGGCGTCAAACTTCGCACTCCTCGCCATCATCGCCTTCGTTCCAAACCTCAGCCTGACATTCATGGCAACAGCATTCTTTCTGTCCGGCCTCACGGGCGGTTGCATGGTGGTCACTTTCGCGCTGGCGCGGGAAGTGTCGGCGAGGCGCCTGCATGGCTCGGTTTCGGGCCTGGTGAACGCCGCCACGGTGGGCGCAGGCGCTATCCTGCAGCCCATTATCGGCTGGATGCTGGACCTGCGCTGGGACGGTACGATGCTGGAAGGTGCCAGGATTTACCAGACCGCCGACTACAGGTTTGCTTTCATCTGCCTTGTCGTCTGGTCCGGCGCCGGATTTCTCCTGTCCCTCACTTTGCGTGAAACAAACTGCAAACCTGTTGTGCAGTGAACTGCCGGTGAGTGATAGCTGGAGGTTTCCGACGCAGCACCTGCTCAGTTTTTCGCCCAGGCCTTTACGGGCAATCCACGTTTCAGCCATCCCGGCCCTGCGCTGGAACCGAACATGCCTTCAGACACATCGATGACATTGGTGAAGCCGGCAGTGGCCAGAATGCGTTGCATGTGAGCGCTGCGCCCTCCGACGGCACAAATCAGGGCAACCGGGTTGGCGCGATTGCCGCCCAGTGCCTTGGCGAGGTTTCTGACAAAGCCGGCTTCGTGCATGGAAATGGCAACAGCGGGCTTTGCCAGACCGGTCTGCTTCCACTCGCCGCGGGAGCGGATATCCACGAGCACGATTTCACCCCTGTCGGCTGCGGCCAGCGCATCCGGCGCAGACATTATACCGGATGACGCAAATGCCAGCGGAGCTGTGATACCGCCAAGCAAGGTTGAACCAATGAGCGCAATAATATGTCGGCGGGTCAAATTCATGGGTCAACCAGTGTCATCAAGGCTTGAAATTATCAAATCAAAGTTCCGCGATCAGCTTTGTGGCAGTTGCGCTTGTGCAGCGACCGACTTCATTTTGACACGTAGCTGTCATGCAAACCGGATAAGCCAACCGTCGTGCAAGGAAGGCGTCAGTTGCGTAAACCAAAAAAGAAACCTGTTTCCTGCACAAAATCAGGGGGCGCTTTGACTGAAGCAGTCGAAATGCCTGAACCCGATCGACTTGAAAGTGCGCGAGCAACGTCATTCATGCGCTTGAACGCATGCTGCTCTTGCCTTTAAGGACACCCGTGCCGGGAAAGCACCCGCCATTTCCCACCCCGCTCCTGGCACGGGACCTTGTTTTTCACACAGATGCGCTGATCAGGCCGTGCATGCGCGCAAGAGCTTCTTCGATTTCGTCAAGGCCGGCGGCATATGACAGGCGCAGATAGCCCTTGCCGTTGTTCCCGAAACTGTCACCGGGTATCAGCGCCACATTGGCTTCCATCAGCAAACGATCCGCAAGCTGCTTTGAGCCGATACCGGTTCCGGTGATGTTGGGAAACGCGTAAAAGGCGCCACCGGGTACCCGGCAGGTGACCCCCGGCATGCTGTTGAGACCGGCGACAACCACATCCCGGCGCTGCGCAAATGTTGCACGCATCCGGTCGATCTCGTCCATGGGGCCTTCAATGGCCGCAAGGCCGGCGAACTGGGCGGCAACATTGACGCAGGAATGATCGACGGTAATCAATCCGCGCACCGCGTCGACCAGCTGTGCCGGCCAGATGCCGTACCCCAGCCGCCACCCGGTCATGGCAAAGGTCTTCGACCACCCGTCGAGCAGGATGACCCGGTCTGCCAGCGCCGGAAACTGCAGCAAAGAGCGAAAGCCTGATCCTTCAAACACCAGGTGCGAATAGATTTCGTCCGACAGGATTGCCACCTGAGGATGCGCTTCCAGGCCTTTTGCCAGCCTGTCCAGTTCGCCCGTTTCAACCACGCCGCCGGTCGGGTTGGCGGGTGAATTGATGATAATCAGGCGTGTTGCCGGTGTAATCTGGGACAGCACCTCGTCGGCGTCGAAGCCAAAATTCCGGTCTTCACGAATGGCATATGGAACCGGCCCTGCCGACGCCGCCTTTATGGCTTCGCGATAGGGCGGAAATCCGGGATCAGGATACAGGATTTCGGTCCCTGCCCCGCCGAATACCATGCAGGCAAAGAAGATCGTGACCTTGCCACCCGGCACAATGACCACCCGATCAGCCTCGACCGGCACATCATAGCGGGTGGCCACGCTGCTTGCGACGGCGTCGCGCAAAGACGGCATGCCAACCGGGGAAGTGTATCCGTGCGGACCATCCCTGACCGCCCGGAGCCCGGCGTCCAGCACGTGGGCCGGTGGTGAAAAGTCCGGCTGGCCAATGCCGAGATTAATTACCGGACGGCCTTCCGCCTTCATCTTCAACGCCTTGTCGAGAACGAAGAATGCGCCCTCTTCTTCCAGGCTTGCGACCGCGGGATTCAATTTGAGATGGCTCATGAAAGTTCCTGTTTCTAAGTCATGTCGATCGCAAGGTTCGGCGCTTGGTGACCTGCTCGCGATAATAGACATACAGGCCGCTGGACACCACGATGCCGGCGCCGACCAGCGTGTGAATGTCCGGCACATCGCCGAACACGACATAACCGACAATGATCATCCAGATTATCTGGGTGTAGATAAACGGCGCCAGTGTAGGCGCAGGTGCCATGGTGTGTGCCTTGATCAGCATGTGATGGCCGATACCGCCGGCCAGCCCCATCAGCAGCATCAGGGCGACAAGTCCCCAGACCGGCACATGCCAGTTGAGGATACCCATCGGCATGGCAAGAGCGGAGCCGACAATCGAGGGCAGCAGTAACGATACCAGCGCCGGGTCACGACCGCCGATCTTGCGGGTGATGATCTGGTACAGCGAGGTGATAACCGCCACCGTCACCGACAGCAGCATGGCCCAGTGAAAACCGTCAGCGCCGGGCCGGATGATCAGCAACACACCGAGAAACCCGATGACCACCGCCGCCCAGCGACGCGGCCCGATCCGCTCGCCGAGCAAAAACGGCGACAGGGCGCAGACCCACAGCGGGTTTGAGAAGAATATGGCGGATGTCTGATCCAGGCGCAGATACTGCAAGGCAATGAAGTTCATCAGGGTCGAAGCGAACAGCAGGACACCGCGCAGCACCTGCAATCCGGGATGATGGGATTTGAAGGTCAGCGTGCCGGTCCACCACATCAGTCCCAGCACATACAGCAATGACAGGCTGTAGCGGGCAAACACCACCATCATCGGCGGCACCGCGGCTGCCAGCAGATACTTTGCGCAGGCGTCTATGATGGTGAACGTGGCAACAGCGCCCACCATCAACACTATGCCGGTCGTGACATTATCCGTCTGAGGCGACTGGGCACTGCCGGGTATTGCCATGAAGAGAAGTCCGATCACTTTCAGCTGCCATAGGCGGGTGGCATGGCCAGGGTCTTTTCAGCCGTAAAGGCATGATGGGAATGCGTCCAGCCCAGAATCCGGTTTCAAGGTTTGACACACCCGGAATTTTACGATGTGACAGGATCAATGGAAAAAAGGAACCGCCCATGCCGTACGTGACACAAAGCGATGATTGCCGGATATTCTATCGCTCAGAAGGCCCGACAGATGCCCCAGCCATCATATTTTCCAACTCGCTGGGCTGTGACCACCTGATGTGGCAGGCACAGGCAGATGCCCTGAAGCACCGCTTCCGTGTCGTGCGATATGACCAGCGCGGCCATGGTGCGTCCGATGTGCCGGACGGCATGTACCCGCTGGAAAGATTAGGCGCAGATGTTATCGGAATCGCAGATCATCTGGGTCTCGACGAATTTCATTTCTGCGGGCTTTCCATGGGTGGATTGACCGGGCAATGGCTCGGCATCAATGCCGGCAGCCGGCTCACCACTCTCACGCTGGCTGATACATCGCCGCACTTCCGTCCGCCGGAGATGTGGGACCAACGCATGGACATGATCCGCCAGGGCGGCATGAGCGCCATATCCGACATGGTACTGGGCAGGTTTTTTACCGAGAGCTTCCATGAAAGCGATCCCGGCACGGTAAGCGATTTCCGCAGTGTCCTGGAGCAGATGGACCCGAAAGGCTATCTGGGATGCTCGGCCATGCTGAGAGAAGCCGACACGTTCGACGGCCTGAAAGAGATTACCACGCCGACACTGATCATTTCCGGCCGGCATGACCAGTCAACGCCGCCGGAGCGCGGTGAAATGATGGCTGCGGAAATTTCCTGCGCTGTCCACGTGGTCCTGGATGCAGCTCATGTGTCAAATGCTGAACGCCCGAACGACTTTACCCGCACGCTTGCAGGCTTCGTGAGCGCCGACACCTTGCCGAGCGATCACCGATTCACCTCCGGAATGAAACGCCGCAGAGCAGCACTGGGCGACGACTATGTAGATGCTTCGATTCGGAACCGAACCG
Above is a window of Anderseniella sp. Alg231-50 DNA encoding:
- a CDS encoding Flp family type IVb pilin translates to MFARFIKDESGATAIEYGLIAAATGLALVAVMPVIGTSLEAIFQAISDSLAAAAA
- a CDS encoding pilus assembly protein N-terminal domain-containing protein, coding for MYPSPLSMPRLDMGTKAPARAIVSLVAALTVFFIVLTAAFAPAQAGDDSRFLRMGLNKSVAIRLPVAAKDVLVGNPAIVDAVVRTRTTAYLFAKSNGQTNIFFFDAAGRQILNLDIEVAADTKALKQLLDRTLPDNQIKIDTVADSIILRGVAASAGEAKQATDLTERFLGAGGTDGSAKVVSAMTIAAREQVTLRVRIAEVQRDVLKQLGVDYNTAFSSGSFSAGMLTGNPFLLNGPLGVGTLPANPISGLGGANALTGARLQYGDSIDAFIQAMEQDGLLRTLAEPTLTAISGESAKFLAGGEFPIPVAVDDNTISVDFKEFGVALGYSPVVLSSGRISLKINTEVSELTPQNGIQVQGITLPGLTTRKAETTIELPSGGSMIMAGLIRDQTRQTIAGIPGAKDLPILGQLFRSRDFQKNTSELTVMVTPFIVKPVNERSLTNPAEQLSVATDRQAILFGRLNKMYGTQGGTGKGTTYHGNVGFIVE
- a CDS encoding pilus assembly protein N-terminal domain-containing protein — encoded protein: MSSLATTRNFFLGAAVGLAGMLAVTGTAIADSSLALDVDDAKLVKLAGEPSTVVVSNPMFADASIQGNKLIVIGKNTGRTKIIVLDFDGKQLANMMVKVQRVENQIVSVYRAGVRRTMTCEPFCDQTMVVNDDAVRFKDQTTQISGKTGLSSGAATSGSGEAQ
- a CDS encoding prepilin peptidase produces the protein MIETLIFSLFATLMIAAGIGDCLTMKIPNWLNGLIGISFFGAAFVAGMPLEQIGWHVAVSVVVLFLGFGLFAAGFLGGGDAKLLAVAALWLGSGQLLEFLVIMALAGGALAIAMQVWWWIKLEIELRGSDKVKSKVKTSIDLPYGIAIAVGALFAFRHSWWLEPANAQLLG
- a CDS encoding CpaD family pilus assembly protein: MNKFVSKSRIAMRTLAPAVTLLALTACQHQMSGGVDDVYMPQMHYEIHPIEVAKGTVKLQVPTRSAKLTIKEQNAIKQFAHQANETDAAKVFVRRPAGGMVGNAVAAKVTQLLEREGVSPYRIKHSSYKGGARSPVLMSFTRKFAVTSECGDWSENLSETYSNQNYKNFGCSGQHNLAAMVANPEDFEAPRTSTSASASRRNEIFKKYIGGEDTTAAQASQAAAQSSGLAE
- a CDS encoding AAA family ATPase, with the translated sequence MNQTEPQALAADTATPVVAVVPRINITVFCSTQATQAAMQQVVVDRRMARAHVDVRNGGIMSAAQAYSQATTPEVLVLETEGHRDQVLSELSQLAQVCDPSTKVVLIGHVNDVILYRELIRQGLSEYLVAPVHQLQVIDAISSLFNEPGADPIGRIVAFIGAKGGVGSSTIAHNVAALASGEDKVDTIVTDLDLAFGTAGLNFNQDPAHGIAEAIASSDRIDQTMLERLLTKCGERLNLLSAPAQVEKSLGIEDDTLEPIIDAVRSSAPLIILDIPNLWTVWSKQLLIGADDVIITSTPDLASLRNTKNIFDFLTAARPNDKAPLIILNQVGVQKRPEIPVAEFSKAIGVEPTAVIPFDAHVFGTAASNGQMVGEVGPKSKAAEQISMLEQLLIGKDPEASMKNKGGSALAKLLPMLRKK
- the cpaB gene encoding Flp pilus assembly protein CpaB, whose protein sequence is MSKSRVLAMGVAAVAAGAAAFLANGFLSQPQKAEVVEVNKVAMTPVLVTLKDVRVGEVLDASNLGWKDWPSDRVGNFMVTKGGSADIFEELKGARARAGLYEGEPLNKRRIVEVGDAGFMAAVLPKGMRAISIRVSAETGAGGFILPNDRVDVLLTRKVAGNRDVSEIVLTNVRVLAIDQQIKTTDDGGQVIVGKTATLELNPSQSEVLALVESSGQLSLALRSLADAGDKKLGDDGPRVSEKYARGSKGTIQQFRYGIMNQVVNSK